Proteins from one Bacteroides mediterraneensis genomic window:
- a CDS encoding GH92 family glycosyl hydrolase, which yields MWNTKSVWLFLLGLVCMGTAGGQAPGDSFEYASYVDPRIGSEGLGRVFVGPSCPFGMVKPSPDCTPSPNSGWLPMPERVDGFAQVHVSGTGGGPKYGNVLVTPFGDGMDRVSHIDYREYETIQLGYYDTRFKQSGIRTEITTSNRASFYRFTYPEDSLKSLAVDAGFFLGESPIPDEREAQQFVGSEIQVLSDHEVAGYTRIRGGWNNGKAYTVYFYAETDRPFVQSLTWKGNRITDAQSQYDSAEKTGALLRFAKSDKVVQLKVGISFLSSQKAKFNAHSEIPHWSFEEVHNGLLAQWEKLFQKIEIDPSAPDAKKRMFYTALYHTMLMPVDRSGENPLWSDPEPYYDDFYAIWDTYRSSFPLITLIDPQRQVDIVRSLINIYKRDGYMPDARSGNSNGRTQGGSNAEIVIADAFVKGLKGIDYELALQAMLKDAMVPPGGNEEAEGRGGLIPYLKLGYIPHGIDRAGNRTIEYAYCDYAIALVAKGLGKEDLYQQYMKQSENWKNLWRSDYEHAGAKGFIMPRDKDGNWLDSIPFGHSTRVQPKFKYTPVIFEGPWYTKWWSMFFYEASSWEYSLSIPHDVPGLIEKCGGTEAFEKRLDIFFDKGFFNVNNEPSFLTSCLYHWLGKPWRTSDRIREIIAKNYNDGPVGLPGNDDSGAMSSWLAFHMVGLYPNAGQDYYLIHTPLLASATFHLADGKDFKIVAQGLSDKNCYIQSVTLNGKDYPYSTLRHKDIIAGGELVLKMGKKPGNWGKEMGLDK from the coding sequence ATGTGGAACACGAAATCAGTGTGGCTGTTTCTGTTAGGATTAGTCTGTATGGGAACAGCGGGAGGACAGGCTCCCGGAGATTCTTTTGAATACGCTTCATACGTTGACCCGCGCATCGGGTCGGAAGGACTGGGGCGTGTGTTTGTCGGACCGTCGTGTCCGTTTGGAATGGTGAAACCTTCGCCGGATTGTACGCCTTCGCCAAACAGCGGGTGGCTGCCGATGCCTGAACGAGTGGACGGCTTTGCACAGGTGCACGTCAGCGGTACCGGAGGGGGACCGAAATACGGGAATGTGCTGGTCACTCCCTTTGGCGACGGCATGGACCGTGTGAGCCACATTGATTACCGTGAGTATGAAACGATCCAGCTGGGATATTATGATACCCGTTTCAAGCAGAGTGGCATCCGTACGGAAATCACCACGTCGAACCGGGCTTCTTTCTATCGCTTCACGTATCCGGAAGATTCCTTGAAATCGTTGGCGGTGGATGCTGGTTTCTTTCTGGGAGAAAGTCCGATACCCGACGAGCGGGAAGCACAGCAGTTTGTCGGCTCCGAAATACAGGTGTTGTCCGACCATGAGGTGGCTGGTTATACGCGTATCCGTGGTGGATGGAATAATGGAAAGGCGTACACGGTGTATTTTTATGCGGAAACCGACCGTCCGTTTGTGCAGTCGCTCACGTGGAAAGGCAACCGTATTACCGATGCACAGTCGCAGTATGATTCAGCAGAAAAAACCGGGGCCTTACTGCGTTTTGCGAAATCCGACAAGGTGGTACAGCTGAAAGTGGGTATCTCTTTCCTGAGCAGCCAGAAGGCTAAGTTCAATGCTCACTCAGAAATTCCTCACTGGTCGTTCGAAGAGGTGCATAACGGTTTGCTGGCGCAGTGGGAAAAGTTGTTCCAGAAAATAGAAATCGACCCGTCTGCTCCGGATGCGAAGAAACGGATGTTCTACACCGCTTTGTATCACACCATGCTGATGCCGGTGGACCGTTCGGGGGAAAACCCGCTCTGGAGTGATCCGGAACCTTACTATGATGATTTTTATGCCATCTGGGATACGTATCGCAGCTCTTTCCCGTTGATTACGTTGATTGACCCGCAGCGTCAGGTGGATATCGTACGTTCGTTGATCAATATCTACAAACGTGATGGTTACATGCCCGATGCCCGTAGCGGAAACAGCAACGGACGTACGCAGGGAGGTTCCAATGCAGAAATCGTGATTGCCGATGCGTTCGTGAAAGGGCTGAAGGGGATTGATTATGAACTGGCTTTGCAGGCCATGCTGAAGGATGCCATGGTTCCTCCTGGCGGTAATGAAGAGGCTGAAGGACGCGGAGGACTGATTCCTTACCTGAAACTGGGCTATATTCCTCACGGTATTGACCGGGCCGGCAACCGTACCATCGAGTATGCTTATTGTGATTATGCCATTGCACTGGTGGCCAAGGGATTGGGAAAGGAGGACTTGTATCAGCAATATATGAAACAGTCTGAAAACTGGAAGAACCTGTGGCGCAGTGATTACGAGCATGCGGGAGCCAAAGGTTTCATCATGCCGCGCGATAAGGACGGCAACTGGCTGGATTCCATTCCATTCGGACATTCCACCCGGGTGCAGCCGAAATTCAAATATACACCGGTCATTTTCGAAGGGCCGTGGTACACCAAGTGGTGGAGTATGTTCTTCTATGAAGCCAGTTCGTGGGAATATTCCTTGAGTATTCCGCACGACGTACCGGGTTTGATTGAAAAATGCGGGGGAACTGAAGCGTTTGAGAAGCGTCTGGATATCTTCTTCGACAAAGGCTTCTTCAATGTCAACAACGAACCTTCGTTCCTGACTTCTTGTCTGTATCACTGGCTCGGAAAGCCATGGCGTACGAGCGACCGTATCCGTGAAATCATTGCGAAGAATTACAATGACGGTCCGGTAGGTTTGCCGGGCAATGACGACTCGGGTGCCATGTCGTCCTGGCTGGCTTTCCACATGGTAGGCTTGTATCCCAATGCCGGACAGGATTACTATCTGATTCACACGCCGCTACTGGCTTCCGCTACTTTCCATCTCGCAGACGGGAAGGACTTTAAGATTGTGGCACAGGGACTTTCCGATAAAAACTGCTACATTCAGAGTGTGACACTGAACGGAAAGGATTATC
- a CDS encoding RagB/SusD family nutrient uptake outer membrane protein, whose protein sequence is MKTRNILTGAFLALTAFGCTDLDVNIESQYTEMPNSEIAIEAQMSNAFYGFRNAIGRRFDEGVSCNSDEYTAVSFDGDYLNGRDMANFSLHMIDPTNSKNQLNVFDELQSAITNCNRVLFDLKDAGVATDEDLAPVRAVRAFYTFMIMDHWGDTPIIDHLLADDEKIDRSPRADVAKWIESELLAVRDNCYENVDASTYGKPTRWMVDALLAKLYINWNVYTKDVTSSSWNANDKNEKLNECIKACDRVIASGHFDLSDDYKTKFMYTNGSQIKDFIYAMPYDAETVQGMTFARFRTWRRGQNSNGFYSIEMSNSVGGNMALTPEFVELFCLPGDRRNDVIAGSTGENIGLPSFDVYQYDNATGDPTNIRNTYGGENVTFTKAITLKEDLTANPPVVPNADLNCGADLKGWTQGYRSIKFFPDINDYNNFSRNQDNDVPIFRYADIILMKCEAIVRGGTATNGDTPMSLFNQIRAYVNAPLLDHDPSLQEILDERGREFLDEHWRRNDLIRFGKFEEPWGFKNQFNPNARNPQYRLWPLSIDALNNNTNWKQNPGY, encoded by the coding sequence AAGAAATATATTGACTGGTGCCTTCCTGGCACTTACCGCATTCGGTTGTACCGATCTGGACGTTAATATTGAATCCCAATACACCGAGATGCCCAATTCGGAAATCGCCATAGAGGCCCAGATGAGCAACGCTTTCTATGGATTCCGCAACGCCATCGGCCGCCGTTTCGACGAGGGCGTGTCCTGCAACTCGGATGAGTATACAGCCGTCAGCTTCGACGGTGACTATCTGAACGGTCGTGATATGGCAAACTTCTCACTGCACATGATCGACCCGACCAACTCAAAGAACCAGCTGAACGTGTTCGATGAGCTGCAGAGTGCCATCACCAACTGTAACCGTGTCCTGTTCGACCTGAAAGATGCCGGAGTTGCAACTGATGAGGATTTGGCACCAGTACGTGCTGTACGAGCTTTCTATACATTCATGATTATGGACCACTGGGGTGATACTCCTATCATCGACCACCTGCTGGCCGACGACGAAAAGATTGACCGTTCCCCGCGTGCCGACGTGGCCAAGTGGATTGAATCGGAACTGCTTGCCGTACGCGACAACTGCTACGAGAACGTGGATGCCTCCACTTATGGCAAGCCGACCCGCTGGATGGTGGATGCCCTGCTGGCCAAGCTGTACATCAACTGGAACGTCTATACCAAGGACGTGACCAGTTCAAGCTGGAACGCCAATGACAAGAATGAGAAACTGAATGAGTGTATTAAAGCCTGCGACCGTGTCATCGCTTCCGGCCATTTTGACCTGAGCGACGACTACAAGACCAAGTTCATGTATACCAACGGCTCACAGATCAAGGACTTCATCTACGCCATGCCGTATGATGCCGAAACAGTGCAGGGCATGACCTTCGCCCGTTTCCGTACATGGCGCCGCGGTCAGAACAGCAACGGTTTCTACAGTATCGAGATGAGCAACTCCGTGGGTGGCAACATGGCACTGACTCCGGAATTCGTCGAACTCTTCTGCCTGCCGGGCGACCGTCGTAACGACGTGATTGCCGGTAGTACCGGTGAGAACATCGGCCTGCCTTCCTTCGACGTGTACCAGTATGACAATGCCACCGGTGACCCGACCAACATCCGCAACACGTATGGCGGTGAGAACGTGACTTTCACCAAGGCCATCACCTTGAAGGAAGACCTGACAGCCAATCCTCCCGTCGTGCCTAACGCCGACCTGAACTGCGGTGCGGACCTGAAGGGCTGGACACAGGGCTACCGTTCCATCAAGTTCTTCCCGGACATCAACGACTATAACAACTTCAGCCGTAACCAGGATAATGACGTGCCCATCTTCCGTTATGCCGATATCATCCTGATGAAGTGTGAGGCCATCGTACGTGGTGGAACAGCTACCAACGGGGATACTCCGATGAGCCTGTTCAACCAGATCCGTGCGTACGTGAACGCTCCGCTGCTGGACCACGACCCGAGCCTGCAGGAAATCCTGGATGAACGTGGACGTGAATTCCTCGACGAGCACTGGCGTCGTAACGACCTGATTCGTTTCGGAAAATTTGAAGAGCCTTGGGGCTTCAAGAATCAGTTTAACCCGAATGCAAGGAATCCTCAATACCGCTTGTGGCCGTTGAGCATCGATGCGTTGAACAACAATACCAACTGGAAACAGAACCCGGGTTATTGA